The Triticum aestivum cultivar Chinese Spring chromosome 7B, IWGSC CS RefSeq v2.1, whole genome shotgun sequence genome window below encodes:
- the LOC123162490 gene encoding probable glutathione S-transferase GSTU6, translating to MAGGDEVKLLGNWASPYVARVRLALHLKGVPYEYVEEDLADKSELLLRSNPVHKAVPVLIHGGKPVCESRVIVQYIDEAFASAGAGPPLLHASPRERAAARFWAVFVDDELLAPWGMVMRSGTDEERAEWTRRTVAAVETLEGALGERSEEDGEGFFGGDRVGYVDILLGGMVPWVRVTERLSGHNFFDASTAPLLAAWMERFGELDAARAVFQDVDRLVEYAGTIQARAHG from the coding sequence ATGGCGGGAGGAGACGAGGTGAAGCTGCTGGGGAACTGGGCGAGCCCGTACGTGGCCAGGGTGAGGCTGGCGCTGCACCTCAAGGGCGTGCCCTACGAGTAcgtggaggaggaccttgccgacAAGAGCGAACTGCTCCTCCGCTCCAACCCCGTCCACAAGGCGGTGCCGGTGCTCATCCACGGCGGCAAGCCCGTCTGCGAGTCCCGGGTCATCGTACAGTACATCGACGAggccttcgcctccgccggcgccggcccgcccctcctccacgccagcccccgcgagcgcgccgccgcccgcttctGGGCCGTCTTCGTGGACGACGAGCTGCTGGCGCCGTGGGGGATGGTCATGCGGTCGGGGACGGACGAGGAGAGGGCGGAGTGGACGAGGCGGACCGTCGCGGCGGTGGAGACGCTGGAGGGGGCCCTGGGGGAGCGCTCCGAGGAGGACGGGGAGGGGTTcttcggcggcgaccgcgtcggttaCGTCGACATCCTGCTCGGCGGCATGGTCCCGTGGGTGCGCGTCACCGAGAGGCTCTCCGGCCACAACTTCTTTGATGCTAGCACGGCCCCGCTGCTGGCGGCGTGGATGGAGCGCTTCGGCGAGCTGGACGCTGCCAGGGCCGTCTTCCAGGACGTTGACCGCCTCGTGGAGTACGCCGGGACGATACAGGCACGGGCGCACGGCTAG